In Desulfosalsimonas propionicica, one DNA window encodes the following:
- a CDS encoding methyl-accepting chemotaxis protein, which translates to MDLLAEIMTKFLVYCVAAGIIGGILRLIFGKTLLVTVYFWLIPGIMLTILAAFISGRAGNMDLTWTKLTTPIGVLILAGNFIIVGKKLMGRLQMMSDELQSVAVEMDSSAASASASNQSLADNAASQAASIEETASSLEEMSAKTKGNADNAGQAKSLVSEAKIVVKKVNDHMAEMAEAVGEVTRSSEETGKIVKNIDDIAFQTNLLALNAAVEAARAGQAGAGFAVVAGEVRNLAQRAAEAAKNTSALIDNTIAVVRKNSELTELTRKAFDQNVEISEKINTIVDEIAAASRQQAQGIEEINGAVADMDRITQQNAAAAEESAGASREIGNYVLNAKKIVRDLNLFIKGTEADSNSPPRMQARLHPPDEDSEVKLIAANH; encoded by the coding sequence ATGGATCTGCTTGCTGAAATCATGACAAAATTTCTGGTTTATTGTGTGGCCGCCGGTATTATCGGCGGCATTCTGCGGTTGATTTTTGGAAAAACCTTATTGGTCACGGTTTACTTCTGGCTGATACCCGGCATTATGCTCACCATTCTTGCGGCTTTTATTTCCGGCCGTGCAGGAAATATGGATCTGACCTGGACAAAACTGACAACGCCGATCGGGGTTTTGATCCTGGCGGGCAATTTTATCATTGTGGGCAAAAAGCTCATGGGCCGGCTGCAGATGATGTCTGATGAGCTTCAGTCCGTGGCAGTGGAGATGGATTCCTCGGCCGCCTCTGCTTCTGCGTCCAATCAGTCCCTGGCCGACAATGCCGCCTCCCAGGCAGCTTCCATTGAGGAAACCGCCTCGTCCCTGGAGGAGATGTCTGCAAAAACCAAGGGCAATGCCGACAATGCCGGGCAGGCAAAGTCTTTGGTATCAGAGGCCAAAATCGTGGTGAAAAAGGTCAACGATCATATGGCGGAAATGGCTGAAGCGGTTGGCGAAGTGACCCGCAGCAGTGAGGAAACGGGCAAGATCGTCAAAAATATCGATGATATCGCTTTCCAGACCAATCTGCTGGCGTTGAATGCCGCGGTTGAGGCCGCCCGGGCCGGCCAGGCAGGGGCGGGGTTTGCCGTGGTTGCCGGTGAGGTTCGGAATCTGGCCCAGCGGGCGGCCGAAGCGGCCAAAAACACCTCTGCATTGATTGACAATACCATTGCTGTTGTCCGGAAAAACAGTGAACTCACGGAACTTACCCGCAAGGCATTTGATCAGAATGTGGAAATATCGGAAAAAATAAATACCATTGTGGACGAAATTGCCGCCGCCTCCCGGCAGCAGGCCCAGGGAATTGAGGAGATCAACGGGGCCGTGGCGGACATGGACCGGATTACCCAGCAGAATGCTGCGGCTGCCGAGGAATCGGCCGGCGCATCCCGGGAAATCGGAAACTACGTGCTGAATGCCAAAAAAATCGTCCGGGACCTGAACCTGTTTATCAAGGGCACAGAAGCAGATTCGAATTCACCTCCCCGGATGCAGGCGCGCCTGCATCCTCCGGATGAAGACAGCGAAGTCAAGCTGATTGCGGCAAATCATTAG
- a CDS encoding NifB/NifX family molybdenum-iron cluster-binding protein, with amino-acid sequence MKTKIAIPSASPGGLEASLEAHFGHCDLYTLVEVENDQIQNVEVVPNIPHEQGGCMAPVQYLADKQVQKLVAGGMGMRPLMGFNQMGIEVYYGEQAPTVGSAVDALISGRLRQFTQNHTCGGGAGGCH; translated from the coding sequence ATGAAAACAAAAATAGCAATCCCCTCGGCTTCGCCGGGCGGACTGGAAGCTTCCCTGGAAGCCCATTTCGGCCACTGCGATCTCTACACCCTGGTGGAAGTGGAAAATGATCAAATCCAGAACGTGGAAGTGGTCCCCAACATTCCCCATGAGCAGGGCGGGTGCATGGCGCCGGTCCAATATCTGGCGGACAAACAGGTGCAGAAATTGGTGGCAGGAGGAATGGGAATGCGACCGCTTATGGGATTTAATCAAATGGGAATTGAGGTCTATTACGGTGAACAGGCCCCGACCGTGGGCTCTGCCGTGGACGCCCTGATCAGCGGCCGGCTTCGCCAGTTCACCCAGAATCACACCTGCGGCGGCGGAGCAGGCGGCTGCCATTGA
- the nth gene encoding endonuclease III translates to MTGKKNRIREIRQILRAQYPDVKTQLKHNNAFELLVATILSAQCTDRQVNAVVGPLFEKFKTPNDFAEADVKEIESLIRPTGFYKNKAKHIQNCARDLADRFNGRVPGNLEDLVSLPGVGRKTANVVLGAAFGIPGMVVDTHVARISRRLDMTRSKDPEKIEADLMTVIPKKEWNDFSLHLIFFGRQICKARKPECENCFLAHLCYSADKRT, encoded by the coding sequence ATGACCGGAAAAAAAAATCGCATACGTGAAATTCGACAGATATTAAGGGCCCAATACCCGGATGTCAAGACGCAGTTGAAACACAACAATGCATTTGAACTGCTGGTGGCCACCATTCTCTCAGCCCAATGCACCGACCGGCAGGTCAATGCGGTTGTGGGTCCATTGTTTGAAAAATTCAAAACACCCAATGATTTTGCCGAAGCCGACGTCAAAGAGATTGAATCCCTGATCCGGCCCACTGGATTTTACAAGAACAAGGCAAAGCATATTCAAAACTGCGCCCGGGATCTGGCCGATCGATTCAACGGCCGGGTGCCGGGCAACCTGGAAGATCTGGTGTCGCTGCCCGGCGTGGGGCGCAAAACCGCAAACGTGGTGCTGGGAGCGGCCTTCGGCATTCCCGGCATGGTGGTTGACACTCACGTGGCGCGCATCTCCCGCCGCCTGGATATGACCCGCAGCAAGGATCCGGAAAAAATCGAGGCGGATCTCATGACGGTGATTCCCAAAAAGGAATGGAACGATTTTTCCCTGCACCTGATCTTCTTCGGCCGGCAGATCTGCAAGGCCAGAAAACCCGAATGCGAAAACTGCTTTCTGGCGCATCTCTGCTATTCAGCCGACAAAAGAACCTAA
- a CDS encoding diguanylate cyclase domain-containing protein, translating to MKYQKLLYFLQNVGKNPSALIYEDELTGLNNRRYLFHHCQNAIDWQALDRRPVSLVMINIDYFKRINNQYGHNTGDQALIHTAESIRTAAPENGVCVRYAGDSFFLLLPDHSKPEVRSIAEKLLHQIRRQPFSAPEAGTRIPLSLSIGIAGAPGDAADIKNLIHKADTAMQAARKAGRDRCMDAEEVSDAGVFPRTALRYLENAGLAGRGDQLTRMRESLRHFDQGQSRMVIVDGAPGIGKTRFLSTIEKDLEENLQPVRVQGIIQEAFRPYYLAAYIAMALMNRLEDKGLSILKQADDAEIDRLAQVIPQIREGEPPLPENAPEAREAVFESFTRFVIRLAGGRPLAVLVDDLHYCDPASLHLIRMLMQSRRIPVFFCGTAAREKQTIGEAVSLDLFRNAYSEELEIQDIALTPLSQSDIETHLDAIFPGIHLPRGPCGEMARVTRGNPLFLTEIIRKMIQDGHIVKKNGKWTVSPLDKEYFPRSLEEIIRLKMNSLDEDSRRFLDQASAFGESTFLSMLAGITRDYSARLYEIIDNAEQQGIVETEFAADDENIRFSSKQVRDIIYDGISPAEKKLLHQQIGIYQESLFQQNLLPSAAFLAHHFSRSDEIEKAREYKEFQDSWNQYLFREDEMENWSADFDPEAVDREETGPETGLGDEPLPPQARQLVPHLLRALLVAVRNTRLYPAGSKSVVTASRDLLRILERIFYTNSQVSITVEGDDLWINGERIRDTAPSGVSANIRALFSRMEIKSLIFKYGTGETELQRVLDEISQAGRKTIPPGFWKIFADRNKLACVHVRQVAYTRIETSDAPAEDPLETPDASPEQAAKSSDTQTRQAQRIIGAFLGTYSKFRLYPAGGPVTREAVGMLLAELQSVFASQPVIVFSRVKNNLLINGTKVDPSAFEALYNGMIRFMSHTGIHSLTLTSGITENDLNTFFQACFELPDRHELTGFWQELANSYKLSGLLINQRLYDEQQIHSLAEMTEAEDDQDHQHAPAGEDTACDESEPQSDAPPEPMSGEDDQVLAARLRDLFLKGETEQVKRILQQMARLHDDSGKTEKIRIRNRFYAVLNPPGWQPAGAYLKLVLSTLMPLIEAETHGPAVRQAADRLHQCAASLILYGEYPAAAWIFSRLLQHPALSADSGMEPSDRPRVLGRQLDTEIVDILRADMKASDRHRRQQACQLISTLGTGMTPMLIEIITREEDIRVRRLAARLLANFGQAGADRLKSALINETREDAKIKILEIIDGVTTELSTELRCTMADANQHVRRAAFRLIQKIDKPETTTLLGELAGSRDSELAAEAINHLGTRKSARAAGILGELAEKKNDPELLCAVCRAMGQHASDRFLPSLEKILFSQGRVFKKRLYPTRVRIAAAYAVSRTPGSRARQIIDALKNDKDPRVREAAAMMR from the coding sequence ATGAAATACCAGAAACTTCTCTACTTCCTTCAAAACGTCGGTAAAAACCCGTCAGCCCTGATTTATGAAGACGAGCTGACAGGGCTCAACAACCGGCGATACCTGTTTCACCACTGCCAGAACGCCATTGACTGGCAGGCCCTTGACCGTCGGCCGGTCAGCCTGGTGATGATCAATATTGATTATTTCAAGCGGATCAACAACCAGTACGGTCACAACACAGGTGATCAGGCCCTGATCCATACCGCTGAAAGCATCCGCACGGCAGCTCCGGAAAATGGCGTCTGCGTGCGCTATGCCGGGGACAGCTTTTTTCTGCTGCTGCCGGATCACAGTAAACCCGAAGTCCGCAGCATTGCTGAAAAGCTGCTGCATCAGATCCGCAGGCAACCCTTTTCCGCCCCTGAAGCCGGAACCCGGATACCCCTGAGCCTGAGCATTGGCATTGCCGGCGCACCCGGAGACGCCGCTGACATCAAAAACCTGATCCACAAGGCTGACACGGCCATGCAGGCCGCACGCAAAGCCGGCCGGGACCGGTGCATGGATGCAGAGGAAGTCAGTGATGCCGGCGTTTTTCCCAGAACCGCCCTGCGATACCTGGAAAATGCCGGCCTTGCCGGAAGGGGCGACCAGCTGACCCGGATGCGGGAATCACTCCGGCATTTTGACCAGGGCCAAAGTCGCATGGTCATCGTGGACGGCGCCCCGGGCATCGGCAAAACCCGCTTTCTGAGCACAATTGAAAAGGACCTGGAGGAAAATTTACAGCCCGTCCGGGTCCAGGGCATCATACAGGAGGCTTTTCGACCCTATTACCTGGCCGCCTACATCGCCATGGCCCTGATGAACAGGCTGGAGGACAAGGGCCTGTCCATTTTAAAACAAGCAGATGATGCGGAAATCGACCGGCTTGCCCAGGTAATCCCCCAGATCCGGGAAGGCGAGCCCCCGCTGCCGGAAAATGCCCCTGAGGCGCGCGAGGCTGTTTTTGAATCTTTTACCCGGTTTGTCATCCGCCTGGCCGGCGGCCGCCCTCTGGCGGTGCTTGTTGACGATCTGCACTACTGCGATCCGGCCTCCCTGCACCTGATCCGGATGCTGATGCAAAGCAGACGGATTCCGGTATTTTTCTGCGGCACCGCGGCCCGGGAAAAACAGACCATCGGCGAAGCCGTGTCCCTGGACCTGTTCCGTAACGCATACTCTGAAGAACTGGAAATCCAGGACATTGCCCTGACCCCTTTGAGCCAGTCTGATATTGAAACCCACCTGGATGCCATATTCCCGGGCATTCATCTGCCCCGGGGTCCTTGCGGGGAAATGGCCCGGGTGACCCGCGGAAATCCATTATTTTTAACCGAAATCATCAGGAAAATGATCCAGGACGGCCATATTGTCAAAAAAAACGGCAAATGGACGGTGTCTCCCCTGGACAAGGAGTATTTCCCCCGCTCCCTGGAGGAAATCATCCGCTTGAAAATGAATTCCCTGGACGAGGACAGCCGGCGATTTCTGGACCAGGCATCGGCTTTCGGCGAATCCACGTTTTTAAGCATGCTTGCCGGCATCACCCGGGATTACTCGGCCCGGCTCTATGAAATCATCGACAATGCCGAGCAGCAGGGCATTGTTGAGACCGAATTTGCCGCTGATGACGAAAACATCCGGTTTTCCAGCAAACAAGTCAGGGATATTATTTACGACGGCATCAGCCCGGCGGAAAAAAAGCTGCTTCACCAACAGATCGGCATCTACCAGGAATCATTGTTTCAGCAAAACCTGCTGCCTTCTGCCGCGTTTCTGGCCCATCATTTCAGCCGGTCTGATGAAATCGAAAAAGCCCGGGAGTACAAGGAATTCCAGGACAGCTGGAACCAGTACCTGTTCCGGGAAGACGAGATGGAAAACTGGAGCGCCGATTTTGACCCGGAAGCTGTTGACCGGGAAGAAACCGGCCCGGAAACCGGACTGGGCGATGAACCCCTGCCCCCTCAGGCCCGGCAACTGGTGCCGCACCTGCTCCGTGCGCTGCTGGTGGCTGTGCGAAACACCCGGCTTTATCCGGCGGGCAGCAAATCGGTTGTCACCGCCTCAAGGGACCTGCTGCGCATACTGGAACGAATCTTTTATACCAACAGCCAGGTTTCCATCACCGTTGAAGGCGATGATCTCTGGATTAACGGGGAAAGAATCCGGGATACCGCCCCGTCCGGTGTTTCCGCCAATATCCGGGCGCTTTTTTCCCGCATGGAAATCAAAAGCCTGATATTCAAATACGGCACGGGCGAAACCGAGCTGCAGCGCGTACTCGACGAAATCAGCCAGGCGGGCAGAAAAACCATCCCCCCGGGATTCTGGAAGATTTTTGCAGACCGGAACAAGCTTGCCTGCGTGCATGTCCGCCAGGTGGCGTATACGCGGATTGAAACATCAGATGCCCCGGCAGAAGACCCGCTTGAAACCCCGGATGCCTCTCCCGAGCAAGCGGCAAAGTCTTCAGATACGCAGACCCGTCAGGCGCAAAGGATCATCGGGGCATTTCTGGGCACTTACAGCAAATTCCGCCTCTATCCCGCCGGCGGACCTGTCACCCGGGAGGCGGTGGGCATGCTCCTGGCCGAACTGCAGTCGGTTTTCGCAAGTCAGCCAGTCATTGTGTTCTCCCGGGTAAAAAACAACCTGCTCATCAACGGAACAAAGGTGGATCCCAGTGCTTTTGAGGCCCTGTATAACGGCATGATCCGCTTCATGTCCCATACCGGCATCCACAGCCTGACACTGACTTCCGGGATAACGGAAAATGATCTGAACACGTTTTTCCAGGCCTGTTTTGAATTGCCAGACCGGCACGAGCTGACCGGGTTCTGGCAGGAACTGGCAAACAGCTACAAACTATCCGGTCTTTTGATCAATCAACGCCTCTACGATGAGCAGCAAATTCACTCCCTGGCTGAAATGACGGAAGCAGAAGACGACCAGGACCATCAACACGCACCCGCCGGGGAAGACACAGCATGTGACGAATCCGAACCCCAAAGCGATGCGCCACCCGAACCCATGTCCGGCGAGGATGATCAAGTCCTTGCCGCCCGGCTGCGGGACCTGTTTTTAAAAGGGGAAACCGAACAGGTCAAAAGGATCTTGCAGCAGATGGCCCGTTTGCATGACGATTCCGGCAAAACGGAAAAAATCAGGATCCGCAACCGCTTTTACGCTGTTCTGAACCCTCCTGGATGGCAGCCGGCCGGGGCTTATCTCAAGCTGGTACTCAGCACGCTCATGCCGCTTATCGAGGCTGAAACCCACGGCCCCGCCGTGCGCCAGGCCGCAGACAGGCTTCATCAATGCGCGGCATCGCTGATTCTTTACGGGGAATACCCGGCAGCCGCCTGGATTTTCTCCCGACTCCTGCAGCATCCGGCGCTGAGCGCAGACAGCGGCATGGAGCCATCTGACCGCCCCCGGGTGCTTGGCCGGCAGCTGGATACGGAAATCGTGGACATACTCCGGGCGGACATGAAGGCTTCAGACAGGCACCGGCGCCAGCAGGCCTGCCAGCTCATCAGCACCCTTGGCACCGGGATGACCCCAATGCTCATTGAAATCATCACCCGGGAAGAAGACATCCGGGTCCGGCGGCTGGCTGCCCGGCTGCTGGCCAACTTCGGCCAGGCAGGCGCCGACCGGCTCAAGTCCGCGCTGATCAATGAAACCCGGGAAGATGCAAAAATAAAAATTCTGGAAATCATAGACGGGGTGACAACCGAGCTGAGTACAGAGCTTCGCTGCACCATGGCAGACGCCAATCAACATGTCCGCCGGGCCGCATTCCGGCTCATCCAGAAAATTGACAAGCCCGAAACCACAACTCTCCTCGGTGAACTGGCCGGCAGCCGGGATTCGGAACTGGCAGCAGAGGCCATCAATCATCTGGGCACGAGAAAATCCGCCCGGGCAGCCGGGATTCTGGGGGAATTGGCGGAGAAGAAAAACGACCCGGAACTGCTGTGCGCAGTGTGCCGGGCCATGGGCCAGCACGCCAGCGACCGGTTCCTCCCGTCTTTAGAAAAAATCTTGTTTTCACAGGGACGGGTGTTTAAAAAAAGGCTTTATCCGACCCGTGTGCGCATCGCAGCGGCTTACGCCGTCTCCAGGACACCCGGATCCCGGGCGCGGCAAATCATCGATGCGCTCAAAAACGACAAGGACCCCCGGGTCCGGGAAGCGGCGGCAATGATGCGCTAA
- a CDS encoding YheT family hydrolase → MSAQNGFVPPVGLKGPHIQSLLASARFRAANTGAVINDAREHVLETSQGVRLQGFYSPGPQPGKKGLVLLLHGWEGSAQSTYVRTTAGYLFDRGYDIFRLNLRDHGQSHHLNKGLFFGTLFDEVFEAVQQVAKLAANVSFFVAGFSLGGNYALRIARELARRSIPEISHVVAVSPVLDPGRATDVVDRTVLYRYYFLKKWKKSLACKQQLYPDLYDFSGVLAHNTILGLTADLLPRCSPFDKPADYFRTYTLTGKALENIAVATTIITSKDDPIIPVQDFYGLRLNDLTDLIVHAHGGHNGFIQNYRLNVWYEKAMAEIFAGYGN, encoded by the coding sequence ATGTCTGCACAAAACGGGTTTGTTCCCCCGGTCGGGTTAAAAGGCCCGCACATCCAGTCGTTACTGGCAAGCGCCCGGTTCCGGGCGGCCAATACCGGTGCTGTCATCAATGATGCCCGGGAGCATGTCCTGGAAACCAGCCAGGGCGTTCGTCTCCAGGGGTTTTATTCACCCGGGCCGCAGCCCGGGAAAAAGGGCTTGGTGCTTTTGCTCCACGGCTGGGAGGGAAGCGCTCAATCCACCTATGTCCGCACCACCGCCGGGTACCTGTTTGACCGGGGATATGATATTTTTCGTCTGAACCTGCGCGATCACGGCCAAAGCCATCATCTCAACAAGGGGCTGTTTTTCGGCACCCTGTTTGACGAGGTTTTTGAAGCCGTGCAACAGGTGGCAAAGCTGGCCGCAAATGTTTCGTTTTTCGTGGCCGGGTTCTCCCTGGGCGGCAATTACGCGCTTCGCATTGCCCGGGAGCTTGCGCGGCGTTCCATACCGGAAATCTCCCATGTGGTGGCCGTCAGCCCTGTTCTGGACCCGGGCCGGGCCACGGACGTGGTGGACCGCACGGTTTTGTACAGGTATTATTTTTTGAAAAAATGGAAAAAATCCCTGGCGTGCAAGCAGCAGTTGTATCCGGATCTGTACGATTTTTCCGGTGTGCTGGCGCACAACACCATCCTCGGGCTCACCGCGGATTTGCTTCCCCGCTGCAGTCCGTTTGACAAGCCGGCCGATTATTTCCGGACCTACACCCTCACCGGCAAAGCCCTGGAAAATATTGCTGTTGCCACCACCATCATCACTTCAAAAGATGATCCGATCATTCCGGTGCAGGATTTTTACGGATTGCGCTTAAATGATCTGACGGATCTGATCGTGCATGCCCATGGCGGGCATAACGGATTTATTCAAAACTACCGTTTGAATGTCTGGTATGAAAAGGCCATGGCTGAGATTTTTGCCGGATACGGCAATTAG
- a CDS encoding tRNA 4-thiouridine(8) synthase ThiI has product MGLCSGGLDSILAGLVLRRQGIDVVWISFETPFFDAEKARAAAAQTGIELIVKDITDRYLPMLAAPPAGYGQFVNPCMDCHALMFRIAGEMMEELGADFLFSGEVVGQRPMSQVKPSLRYVEKRSGYDGYILRPLSAKNLPMTPMEEKGLVDRDQLCDFSGRSRKPQMALAKQFGITDYPAPAGGCLLTDAGFAARLKDLMAHRQKWLRRELDLLKYGRHLRLDAGTKLVVGRNKAENEQIARLYDPEADTRIRMNQMAGPLGIIVEYTAGACIRQAAAICAGYSKAAGDQPAEVEVTLPGEDARVISVVPVNPEIASQWMILSCR; this is encoded by the coding sequence TTGGGGCTTTGTTCCGGGGGGCTGGACAGCATCCTGGCCGGGCTTGTCCTTCGCCGACAGGGCATTGACGTGGTGTGGATCAGCTTTGAAACTCCTTTTTTTGATGCGGAAAAAGCCCGGGCCGCAGCCGCGCAGACCGGCATTGAGCTGATTGTCAAAGATATCACGGATCGCTATTTGCCCATGCTGGCAGCTCCGCCGGCGGGCTACGGCCAGTTTGTCAATCCGTGCATGGATTGCCATGCCCTGATGTTTCGAATTGCCGGGGAAATGATGGAAGAACTCGGCGCGGATTTTTTGTTTTCCGGAGAGGTGGTGGGCCAGCGGCCCATGAGCCAGGTCAAGCCGTCTTTGCGATACGTGGAAAAACGCTCTGGCTATGACGGATATATCCTGCGCCCGCTGTCGGCCAAAAATCTGCCAATGACACCCATGGAAGAAAAGGGCCTGGTGGACCGCGATCAGCTCTGCGATTTTTCCGGCCGGTCCAGAAAGCCCCAGATGGCGCTGGCAAAACAGTTCGGCATCACTGATTATCCGGCCCCGGCCGGCGGCTGCCTGCTGACGGATGCCGGGTTTGCCGCGCGTTTAAAGGACCTGATGGCCCACAGGCAGAAATGGCTCCGGCGGGAGCTGGATTTGCTTAAATACGGCCGGCACCTGCGCCTGGATGCCGGCACAAAGCTAGTGGTGGGCCGCAATAAGGCGGAAAACGAGCAGATTGCCCGTCTGTATGACCCGGAGGCAGATACCCGCATCCGAATGAATCAGATGGCCGGTCCCCTGGGCATCATTGTGGAGTACACCGCCGGTGCCTGCATCCGGCAGGCCGCGGCCATATGCGCCGGCTACAGCAAGGCCGCGGGCGATCAGCCCGCAGAGGTTGAAGTCACCCTGCCGGGCGAAGACGCCCGGGTGATTTCCGTTGTTCCGGTCAACCCAGAAATTGCAAGCCAATGGATGATATTGTCATGCAGATAA
- a CDS encoding YkgJ family cysteine cluster protein, with protein sequence MQPACPCDLKGDTPLDGKEHVFLSMAEAIDAIRTDFYQYPPQRRLFMDLCPLILGPDITIADDPRCQCMWISRPGRTRKNRMLRITARELGHTLITALENAPPSTEVIAEICRKTFQTRAEVAGNDKGGKTGILIETDMQGFACRQCGRCCQVLDYRHELSAADYRHWQLLGRNDILERVATIRHGSRIVSYAVWVEPGTRRFSETCPWLLPAAPNHGSGRWLCRIHEVKPGICRQYPGTRKHAQMTGCAGFGD encoded by the coding sequence ATGCAGCCTGCCTGTCCTTGCGACTTGAAAGGAGACACCCCCCTGGACGGAAAAGAACACGTCTTTTTGTCCATGGCAGAGGCGATTGACGCCATTCGAACCGATTTCTACCAGTACCCGCCCCAGCGCCGCCTTTTCATGGACCTCTGCCCTCTGATTCTGGGACCGGACATTACGATCGCAGATGATCCCCGCTGCCAGTGCATGTGGATATCCAGGCCGGGCCGCACGCGCAAAAACCGCATGCTCCGCATCACAGCCCGGGAGCTGGGACATACCCTGATCACCGCACTGGAAAACGCGCCGCCGTCAACCGAGGTCATTGCGGAAATATGCCGAAAAACGTTTCAGACCCGTGCCGAAGTGGCCGGCAATGACAAAGGGGGCAAAACAGGGATTTTGATCGAAACGGACATGCAGGGGTTTGCGTGCAGACAGTGCGGCCGGTGCTGCCAGGTGCTGGATTACCGCCATGAGCTGTCTGCAGCCGATTACCGTCATTGGCAGCTCCTGGGAAGAAACGACATCCTGGAGCGGGTGGCCACAATCCGCCATGGCAGCCGGATTGTCTCCTATGCCGTGTGGGTGGAGCCCGGCACCCGGCGATTTTCAGAAACCTGTCCATGGCTGCTGCCGGCAGCCCCAAATCATGGATCCGGCAGATGGCTCTGCCGGATCCATGAGGTCAAGCCCGGAATCTGCCGGCAGTACCCCGGCACCCGCAAGCATGCGCAGATGACCGGGTGTGCGGGCTTTGGTGACTAA
- a CDS encoding CBS domain-containing protein: MKTAAEILQEKRTQRLVSMPPGSLVIEVIRQMAIHNIGSMLIGRERRISGIWTERDFLNNMLEPGFDSRKAVVDDYMHTDLVSVAPDTPSERLEEMFLGLFIRHILVMEDKECTGLLSIGDVLRSSLLEKDRKIRELNRIASWEYYENWAWHRGRADRSGTRQEKE, from the coding sequence ATGAAAACAGCAGCCGAAATATTGCAGGAAAAACGGACCCAACGCCTGGTGTCCATGCCCCCGGGATCCCTGGTGATCGAGGTGATCCGGCAGATGGCCATTCACAATATCGGATCCATGCTAATCGGCAGGGAAAGGCGGATTTCCGGAATATGGACAGAGCGCGATTTTTTGAACAATATGCTGGAGCCCGGCTTTGATTCCCGGAAGGCTGTGGTGGATGATTACATGCATACCGATCTGGTTTCGGTTGCTCCGGATACACCCTCAGAGCGGCTGGAGGAGATGTTTCTGGGACTTTTTATCCGCCATATCCTGGTCATGGAAGACAAGGAATGCACTGGCCTGCTGTCCATCGGAGATGTACTGCGTTCCAGTCTTTTGGAAAAAGACCGGAAAATCAGGGAACTCAATCGCATTGCCAGCTGGGAGTATTACGAGAACTGGGCCTGGCACCGGGGCCGGGCAGATCGTTCCGGCACCAGGCAGGAAAAAGAATAA
- a CDS encoding putative molybdenum carrier protein, whose amino-acid sequence MQITKIVSGGQTGADRAALDFAIEYDMDHGGWMPEGRMAEDGLIPDQYGLSELPGGGYARRTEKNVEDSDGTLIVSRGPLSGGSLLTFELAQKHGQPCVHVDLETVIVFDAAIDVYEWLRGHEVHVLNVAGPRASKDESIYELTWNLLEMVLHMDAISGAMPSAAAFFPGRGDAADSDNNLPATVDEAVNLLLERLTAKTKSRVASRPGDDLAGLKDILGEPILAEFGLDAGNPALLESCRQQAKKPDLEASGAVRVIVRKLWERLRQMGHLRVIK is encoded by the coding sequence ATGCAGATAACCAAAATTGTTTCAGGCGGCCAGACCGGTGCAGACCGGGCCGCCCTGGATTTTGCCATTGAATACGATATGGACCACGGCGGCTGGATGCCCGAGGGGCGAATGGCCGAAGACGGTCTGATTCCGGATCAGTACGGGCTGAGCGAATTGCCCGGCGGCGGTTATGCCCGGCGCACGGAAAAAAATGTCGAAGACTCGGACGGCACCCTGATTGTCAGCCGGGGGCCGCTGTCCGGCGGCTCCCTTTTGACATTTGAGCTTGCGCAAAAACACGGGCAGCCCTGTGTCCATGTGGACCTGGAAACCGTTATTGTCTTTGATGCGGCCATTGATGTTTACGAGTGGTTAAGGGGCCACGAAGTTCATGTGTTAAATGTGGCCGGCCCCCGGGCCAGCAAGGATGAGAGCATTTACGAGCTGACCTGGAATCTGCTGGAGATGGTGCTGCACATGGATGCCATTTCCGGGGCCATGCCCAGTGCTGCGGCGTTTTTTCCCGGCCGGGGGGATGCCGCGGATTCGGACAACAATCTGCCGGCAACCGTGGATGAAGCCGTGAATCTGCTTTTGGAACGCCTGACAGCAAAAACCAAGTCCCGGGTGGCCAGCCGGCCGGGCGATGATCTGGCTGGCTTAAAAGATATCCTGGGCGAACCGATCCTTGCAGAATTCGGCCTGGATGCCGGCAACCCCGCGCTGCTGGAATCCTGCCGGCAGCAGGCGAAAAAACCGGATCTGGAAGCTTCCGGGGCGGTACGCGTGATCGTGCGGAAGTTGTGGGAGCGGCTGCGGCAGATGGGTCATCTGCGCGTGATCAAGTAA